One window from the genome of Emys orbicularis isolate rEmyOrb1 chromosome 22, rEmyOrb1.hap1, whole genome shotgun sequence encodes:
- the LOC135893448 gene encoding basic phospholipase A2 Sms-N6-like, producing the protein MRLLLALAVLFSCSEFVVHGSLLEFRKMIKQATGKSALPNYTTYGCHCGVGGKGTPKDATDWCCLHHDCCYSQLMAQKCHVKTDRYHYTYRRGVITCGPDSWCKRSICECDKAAALCMKRNLQSYNKKYRFYSNIKCTGRKPRC; encoded by the exons GTGAATTCGTGGTGCATGGGAGTCTCTTGGAGTTTCGCAAGATGATCAAACAAGCAACTGGGAAAAGTGCTCTACCGAATTATACCACCTATGGATGCCACTGCGGTGTGGGAGGCAAAGGAACGCCTAAGGATGCAACCGATTG GTGTTGCCTGCATCACGACTGCTGTTACTCACAGTTGATGGCTCAAAAATGTCATGTCAAAACTGACAGATACCATTACACTTACAGGAGAGGAGTCATAACGTGCG GTCCAGACAGCTGGTGTAAAAGGAGCATCTGTGAGTGTGACAAGGCCGCTGCGTTGTGCATGAAGCGCAACTTACAGAGCTACAACAAGAAGTATCGCTTCTACTCCAACATAAAGTGCACAGGGAGAAAGCCAAGGTGTTAA